In Falco biarmicus isolate bFalBia1 chromosome 6, bFalBia1.pri, whole genome shotgun sequence, the following are encoded in one genomic region:
- the MARCKS gene encoding myristoylated alanine-rich C-kinase substrate, with the protein MGAQFSKTAAKGEASAEKPGEAVAASPSKANGQENGHVKVNGDASPAAAEAGKEEVQANGSAPAEETGKEEAASSEPASEKEAAEAESTEPASPAEGEASPKTEEGATPSSSSETPKKKKKRFSFKKSFKLSGFSFKKNKKEAGEGAEGEGGAAAAAEGGKEEAAAPEAAGSEEGKAAAEEACAAAAGSAEAAKEEAGDSQEAKSDEAAPEKAAGEEAPAAAEEQQPPQQQQQAEGEAAAGAGAATSEAGSGEQEAAPAEEPAPARQEPPAESSPEGPAAESAE; encoded by the exons ATGGGTGCCCAGTTCTCCAAGACCGCTGCAAAGGGCGAAGCCTCCGCCGAGAAACCTGGGGAAGCAGTGGCTGCATCTCCATCCAAGGCGAATggacag GAAAACGGCCACGTGAAGGTGAACGGCGACGCCTCCCCCGCGGCGGCGGAGGCGGGCAAGGAGGAGGTGCAGGCCAACGGCAGCGCGCCCGCCGAGGAGACGGGCAAGGAGGAGGCGGCCTCGTCGGAGCCCGCCTCCGAGAAGGAGGCGGCCGAGGCGGAGAGCACCGAGCCGGCCTCCCCGGCGGAGGGCGAGGCCTCTCCCAAGACCGAGGAGGGCGCGACCCCCTCGTCCAGCAGCGAGAccccgaaaaaaaaaaagaagcgcTTTTCCTTCAAGAAGTCCTTTAAGCTCAGCGGCTTCTCCTtcaagaagaacaagaaggaGGCCGGCGAGGGGGCCGAGGGCGAgggcggcgcggccgccgcGGCGGAGGGCGGgaaggaggaggcggcggcccCCGAGGCGGCGGGCAGCGAGGAGGGCAAGGCCGCCGCCGAGGAGGCctgcgcggccgccgccggcagcgccgAGGCGGCGAAGGAGGAGGCGGGGGACTCGCAGGAGGCCAAATCGGACGAGGCCGCCCCCGAGAAGGCGGCGGGAGAAGAggcgccggcggcggcggaggagcagcagccgccgcagcagcagcagcaggcggagggggaggcggcggcgggcgccggCGCCGCCACGAGCGAGGCGGGCAGCGGCGAGCAGGAGGCGGCCCCCGCGGAGGAGCCGGCGCCGGCGCGGCAGGAGCCCCCCGCCGAGAGCAGTCCGGAGGGACCCGCCGCCGAGTCGGCGGAGTaa